Proteins encoded by one window of Panicum virgatum strain AP13 chromosome 7N, P.virgatum_v5, whole genome shotgun sequence:
- the LOC120683329 gene encoding coleoptile phototropism protein 1-like translates to MEMWEAMERENHVEERGLVPLSGGDVQVQDERGGAKADGSVRRDQSCRYASSDGIPSDLLVKVGGVNFHLHKHPMVSRSARLGRLVDEASALPHGPDAATVVEVELPDLPGGHGAFELAAKFCYGVVVDITAANVAVLRCAAEYLEMTEELEEGNLAFRAEAFLSYVVASSWRDSVAVLRSCEGLSPWAEDLQLVRRCSESVAAKACTNPRAVRWGYAGRTSPAKATARAGAGTSSDKGQHQPVSPPADWWVDDICVLRIDHFVRVITAVQAKGMRGDLIGAAITRYSSKWLSAGLSKENAGLRGGEPWQQAGVLQMVIAVAGEGDTQTETAASEQRRVVESLISIIPPQKDCVSCSFLLRLLRLAVMLRAAPALVTEVEKLVGMQLDQAALADILVPSYPYGRSDAAYDVDLVQRLVEQFVVQEQPLSSSSPSRGKAENTRAQRVACLLDSYLSEVSRDRNLALGKFQALAESLPEPARACHDGLYRAVDSYLKAHPAVTEHERKRLCRAVDCGKLSREVRLHAAQNERLPLRVVVQVLLSEQARMAGALGRAGRKEEDVSALRMEVESVSAKYMEVQREVELLQRQVERMLPPPSAAGKQQQGVSVWTSGWKKLGRVGRIQVEQPVVSAAPDDIGSREPRPRRRRNSAS, encoded by the exons ATGGAGATGTGGGAAGCCATGGAGAGGGAGAACCATGTCGAGGAGCGCGGCCTCGTCCCCCtcagcggcggcgacgtgcAGGTGCAGGATGAGCGCGGCGGCGCTAAAGCGGACGGCTCGGTGCGCAGGGACCAATCATG CCGGTACGCTAGCAGTGACGGCATCCCAAGTGATCTGCTCGTCAAGGTGGGAGGCGTCAACTTCCACCTCCACAAGCACCCCATGGTCTCCCGCAGCGCCCGCCTGGGCCGGCTCGTCGACGAGGCATCGGCGCTGCCGCACGGCCCCGACGCCGCCaccgtggtggaggtggagctcCCCGACCTGCCGGGCGGCCACGGCGCGTTCGAACTGGCCGCCAAGTTCTGCTACGGCGTGGTGGTCGACATCACGGCCGCCAACGTCGCCGTCCTGCGCTGCGCCGCCGAGTACCTGGAGATGacggaggagctggaggagggcaACCTCGCGTTCCGCGCGGAGGCGTTCCTGAGCTACGTGGTGGCGTCCTCGTGGCGGGACTCCGTCGCCGTGCTCCGGAGCTGCGAGGGCCTCTCGCCGTGGGCCGAGGACCTGCAGCTTGTGCGCCGCTGCAGCGAGTCCGTCGCGGCCAAGGCGTGCACCAACCCGAGGGCCGTGCGCTGGGGTTACGCTGGCAGGACGTCTCCCGCcaaggcgacggcgagggccgGCGCCGGCACATCGAGCGACAAGGGCCAACACCAGCCCGTTTCGCCGCCGGCAGACTGGTGGGTGGACGACATCTGCGTGCTGAGGATCGATCACTTCGTGCGGGTCATCACCGCCGTCCAGGCGAAGGGCATGCGCGGCGACCTCATCGGCGCCGCCATCACGCGATACTCCTCCAAATGGCTCTCGGCAGGTCTCAGCAAGGAGAACGCCGGGCTGCGTGGCGGCGAGCCGTGGCAGCAGGCCGGCGTGCTCCAAATGGTCATCGCCGTAGCCGGCGAGGGCGATACGCAGACGGAGACGGCAGCTAGTGAGCAGAGGAGGGTCGTGGAGAGCTTGATCAGCATCATCCCCCCGCAGAAGGACTGCGTCTCGTGcagcttcctcctccggctgcTCCGGCTGGCCGTCatgctcagggcggcgccggcgctggtgacggaggtggagaagctcgtGGGCATGCAGCTGGACCAGGCGGCGCTGGCCGACATCCTCGTCCCCTCATACCCCTACGGCCGCTCCGACGCCGCGTACGACGTCGACCTCGTGCAGCGGCTGGTGGAGCAGTTCGTGGTGCAGGAGCAGCCGTTGTCGTCGTCCTCCCCAAGCCGCGGGAAGGCGGAGAACACGAGGGCGCAGCGCGTGGCATGCCTCCTCGATAGTTACCTCTCCGAGGTGTCCCGCGACCGGAACCTTGCCCTGGGCAAGTTCCAGGCCCTCGCCGAATCGCTGCCGGAGCCGGCGCGGGCCTGCCACGACGGGCTGTACCGCGCCGTCGACTCGTACCTGAAGGCGCACCCGGCGGTGACGGAGCACGAGCGGAAGCGGCTGTGCCGGGCGGTGGACTGCGGGAAGCTGTCGCGGGAGGTGCGGCTGCACGCGGCGCAGAACGAGCGGCTGCCGCTCCGCGTCGTCGTGCAGGTGCTGCTGTCGGAACAGGCCAGGATGGCCGGCGCGCTCGGTAgggcggggaggaaggaggaggacgtGAGCGCGCTGAGGATGGAGGTGGAGAGCGTGAGCGCCAAGTACATGGAGGTGCAGCGAGAGGTGGAGCTTCTGCAGAGGCAGGTGGAGCgcatgctgccgccgccgtccgcggcgGGGAAGCAGCAGCAGGGAGTGTCGGTGTGGACAAGCGGGTGGAAGAAGCTTGGAAGGGTAGGCAGGATTCAGGTGGAGCAGCCGGTGGTGAGCGCGGCACCAGACGATATTGGGAGCAGGGAGCCTCGACCTCGACGGAGGAGGAACTCTGCTTCGTGA
- the LOC120683815 gene encoding uncharacterized protein LOC120683815: protein MEDHGGHPLLHGGHQLQPPAGAATLAYAWDYTAGAPFDDHDSSGGGGGQQLDSYALSTASELRRALVRALAELDASRAAHQAELRRMETEAARLAALVASAAAERDQLRRHCHSLLLLLHHQAQAAAPTPSLHAGVLGGGAAAAAVTDEHAPDAAAGVDDTELEMALARRLPEKGRLVEAVVSAGPLLQTLLLAGPLPRWRHPPPAAPADIPPFNPGHQSPHKTDGSNSSSASAGSSSPESNCSGGPPPPAAHALPSFHMSPFCM from the coding sequence ATGGAAGACCACGGCGGCCACCCTTTGCTCCACGgcggccaccagctccagcccccaGCTGGCGCCGCCACGCTTGCCTACGCGTGGGACTACACGGCCGGCGCTCCGTTCGACGACCACGActcctccggcggcggtggcggccagcAGCTGGACTCCTATGCCCTGTCGACGGCGTCGGAACTCCGGCGGGCGCTGGTTCGCGCGCTGGCGGAGCTCGACGCCTCGCGCGCCGCGCAccaggcggagctccggcgcatGGAGACCGAGGCCGCGCGGCTCGCCGCGCTCGTGGCGTCCGCGGCCGCCGAGCGGGACCAGCTCCGGCGACACTGCCACTCCCTCCTGCTCCTACTCCACCACcaggcccaggcggcggcgcctaCGCCGAGCCTCCACGCCGGCGTTCtcggaggaggcgccgccgccgccgccgtcacggaCGAGCACGCGCCggacgccgcggccggcgtcgaCGATACCGAGCTGGAAATGGCGCTCGCGCGGCGGCTGCCCGAGAAGGGGCGCCTGGTTGAGGCCGTGGTGTCGGCCGGGCCACTGCTCCAGACGCTACTCCTCGCCGGGCCCCTCCCGAGGTGGCGCCACCCGCccccggccgcgccggccgACATCCCGCCGTTCAACCCCGGACACCAGAGCCCTCACAAGACAGACGGCTCCAACTCCTCGTCGGCCTCGGCAGGCTCATCGTCGCCGGAGAGCAATTGCAGCggtgggcctccgccgccggcggcgcacgcgcTTCCGTCGTTTCACATGAGCCCCTTCTGCATGTAG